The Syntrophorhabdaceae bacterium genome segment AACCGAATGCGAAGACCGCACCGATGATAGCCTTGATCCTCACGATAATAAGGGAGAAAAGCAGGCCGGATATGAGCACGATAAGGACATTCCAGATATTTTTGAGCCTGGAAACAAATTGATTGTTCAGTATGGATGCCACAACGCTTGCATGTTTTTCGATCCCCGGCATTGCCGGTGACGTGGGGGTCACCCTGAGATCGTATATGCCAACGGCCGTTGCGCCCAGGAGAACGACCTTGTCTTTGATCATTGATGATTGGACCTTGTTTTCGAGGAGGTCTGCAACAGAGATTGACGGAAAGGTCCTTTCCGGTCCATAGTAGTGTATCAGTATCCTGCCCCAGAAATCGGTTGGTATGAAGGCGTCGCCGAGCTGTACCCCCTCGGCTGCCTGGAGGGTCATTGCCTCGTTGGGGAGATTGCGATAAAGCCTCGCAGCCTGGAGGTCGATAGAGGGGTACATCTCACCGTTATATTCAATGGACAGGGCCTCCCATCTCAGTATACCGTCCTTATCAGGGAACATATTGATGTAGGCGAGAGCCTTCGCGCTTTGCGACAGTTTTTCAACAGGCAGGAGAATGCTGCTTGCGCTTAATGGCGGAAATATCTTGAAGTTATCCATTTTGCGGATCATCATGAAGGCATTATCGAAAAGGGTATCATCCTGAATCTTTCTGGGTTCGCCTTTGAAGTCAAACACAATGGGAAGGATTACGTTCCCGGCCCTCTTGATCGATCTGGCAAGGATGTCGTCGTCTTTCGAGGGCTCGCTGAAGATGATATCCATGAGGATTACCTTCGCCCCCATCCTATTCAGTTTGTCGATGATAGATGCGACCTTCCTTCTCTCCCAGGGCCACCTGCCGTACCTTTCCAGGCTCCTGTCATCGATGCCCATTATTACTACTTCCCTGGGTGGTGTTGTCTTGCCATGGATGCTATACCGTATATCATAGAGGAGAAGCTCGAGACGCTCGAAGGGAACAAACTGTATTATCGTCAGCAGGGAAAACAGAAACGTTAACCCGATTCCAAGAAGTGTCGGGATGAGTATCTTTTTCATACAGTGCCTTTTTCTATATTATCAAATGAGAGGATTATATTGCAAAAGAAAATTACATTATGTTGAAAAAAAGAAAGTTATGCTCTCCTGTCATGATTGTGATATAATGCTGAAAAACATGTGCGCCCGTAGCTCAGCTGGATAGAGCGTTGGCCTCCGGAGCCAAAGGCCCCGCGTTCAAATCGCGGCGGGCGCGCCACAACAACCGTATATAGTATATCGTAGTTCGTATATCAAGGCGCTAAACAAATTTAAGACAGTGAAAAAATCATCTCATCATCAGCCTGCGGGGTGCAGTGTTTTGTCATTGCGAGCGGAGCGTGGCAATCCCATTCTATTGGTTATACCCAGATCGCCGAACGCCCAACGCCCAACGCCGAACGGTTTTCTTACAATCTCGATATACGATATACGAACTACGATATACGGTTTGTCAGGGCTATGAGCCGGTTGTGCTCTATCTTTATACACCTGTCCATGAAGAAGGTAATGCCGTTGTCTTCAGCGAGTTTCCTTGCTTCTTCATTGATGATGCCGAGCTGAAGCCATATGCATCTCGGTTTGATCCTGACAGCCTCTTCGACAACAGGCAGCAGCCTGTCGGCCCTCATGAATATATCGACGATATCGATTTTTTCCGGGATGTCAGAGAGGGCCTTATAAGACTTTTGATCGAGTATGTTCTCGTGACCGGGATTGACGGGGATCACCCTGTAACCGTGAGCGATCAGGTACCGGGCAACCATATTGCTTGGTTTTTCCTCGTCCGGTGAAAGGCCAACCACGGCAATCACTCTTGATTGTTCCAAGATCTCTTTTTCTTTTGTTTCCTGGGGTATCATAGTGAACCTCCACGGCGAAGATATCGTAAAACAATAAGCACTAAATTCTAATACCTAAATTCGAAACATTAATAAATTCTAAATCCCAAGCACCAAATCCTAAACAATATCAAAATTCAAATATCAAATGTTCTAAACGTGTTGTCATCGCGAGAGGCCCCATCCTTTATTGTTATCGTGAGGAGCGAAGTGACGTGGCGATCTATTGAATGAGATTGCCGCGCTCCGCTCGCAATGACAAAGCGCCACGCCCCGCGGGCTCGAAATGGCGCGGTTATTGTGTTCAACTGTTTTGAACATTGTAACATTTGAATTTGTTTAGGATTTCGATATTCGAATTTCGGATTTCGCTTTGCCATGAACTATGGTCTGCCTTTACCTCAGCGCCTCAAGTGCCTTGATGATGTTTTCCCCGCCGGTATAGACTTCCTTCTTGTCCCCGTTGCGTATGACACAGGAAGGAGTTGAACTTATCTTATCTTCTCTCAGGTAACTCTGGAGAATATTGAATACGGGCTTTACCTCGAATGGTTTGAACCTGATCTCCCTTGCCAGGAGGAATGCTTCAAGTTTTTCCCGTTCATTAATCTTGGCTTTGGCAGCTTCAAAGAAGGCGGCCCTTGCAGTAAGCGCATGGCGCAGTTCCTTTTTCTCATTTAATACATAGAGAAAATACCGGGCGTAGAGCGCTGAATACTTATAGAAAGGTGTGTCAACGAACGTGATGGTAATGATATCCCTCCTGACGAGGTCAAGGATCGGATATTCTATCTTTGGCTCTAAGGCACTACAGGGCCCGCAAAAATAATCGGCATATAATCTCACGTCTATCTTCCCGTTCCCGAATGCGAGAAAGGACATCTCTCTCGAATCCGCGGTGTCCGGTTGAGCCAGACCAAGGAGTAGTGCACACACTATCCATAATACGCACACCATCTCTTTTAATCCGCCGTTGTGAACCTTTTCCATTCCATCAAGAATATAATTAATCCCTTTTTCTTTGTAAAGAGGAAATATAAATACCGTATATCGCAGTTCGTATATCGTATATCGAAATGCTGAGCAAATCATGATAAAAGTCATCAGATTTTGGTTGTCATCGCGAGGCGAAGCCGTGGCGATCTTACAGAAAATCCGTGAGGCGTAAGTCGTAAGGCGTGAGGGGACTAAGACATAGCGCAAAGCGCAGGGCGCATAGCGGAACAACCGTGAGACGCGAAAGGCTCTGCCGTATTGTCTCTTTGGCTTTGCTATTCACTATCGACTATTGACTGATGACCGCCTTTGAATGAGATTGCCACCCTCCGCTCGCAATGACAAGGTTATTCTCCCCAACCATGTTGGATTTAGAACATTCGGATTTATTTAGTGCTTCGATATACGATATACGATATACTATGTAC includes the following:
- a CDS encoding CHASE2 domain-containing protein, whose protein sequence is MKKILIPTLLGIGLTFLFSLLTIIQFVPFERLELLLYDIRYSIHGKTTPPREVVIMGIDDRSLERYGRWPWERRKVASIIDKLNRMGAKVILMDIIFSEPSKDDDILARSIKRAGNVILPIVFDFKGEPRKIQDDTLFDNAFMMIRKMDNFKIFPPLSASSILLPVEKLSQSAKALAYINMFPDKDGILRWEALSIEYNGEMYPSIDLQAARLYRNLPNEAMTLQAAEGVQLGDAFIPTDFWGRILIHYYGPERTFPSISVADLLENKVQSSMIKDKVVLLGATAVGIYDLRVTPTSPAMPGIEKHASVVASILNNQFVSRLKNIWNVLIVLISGLLFSLIIVRIKAIIGAVFAFGFIAILYGIGNYLFFSKGLWMDLSYSGNNILIIYFVITAYRYATEERYAKQIRGMFSSYVTEKVVNELIKNPDLAKLGGERREITV
- a CDS encoding CoA-binding protein — encoded protein: MIPQETKEKEILEQSRVIAVVGLSPDEEKPSNMVARYLIAHGYRVIPVNPGHENILDQKSYKALSDIPEKIDIVDIFMRADRLLPVVEEAVRIKPRCIWLQLGIINEEARKLAEDNGITFFMDRCIKIEHNRLIALTNRIS
- a CDS encoding thioredoxin domain-containing protein; the encoded protein is MEKVHNGGLKEMVCVLWIVCALLLGLAQPDTADSREMSFLAFGNGKIDVRLYADYFCGPCSALEPKIEYPILDLVRRDIITITFVDTPFYKYSALYARYFLYVLNEKKELRHALTARAAFFEAAKAKINEREKLEAFLLAREIRFKPFEVKPVFNILQSYLREDKISSTPSCVIRNGDKKEVYTGGENIIKALEALR